The Alkalihalobacillus sp. LMS6 genomic interval CAGTTAAAGCATTGATCGTAAGCAACCCAAGTGAAGGTGGACAATCAATAAAGATATAATCGTACGTCTCTCTTAAAGGCGTTAATGCTTTTTTTAACCGAACTTCTCTTGAAATCGTTGGAACAAGTTCAATTTCCGCTCCAGATAATTGAATTGTTGCCGGAATCACATCTAAATTGATTACATCCGTGGAAAAAATGACGTTTTCTGCTGGTACATCTTCAATAAGGACATCGTAAATACATTCATCAACATCCCCTTTTTCAACACCAACACCACTTGTTGCATTCCCCTGCGGATCTATATCGACTAACAGAACTCTTTTGCCTAAATGTGCTAAACATGCTGCTAAATTCACTGAAGAAGTTGTTTTTCCTACGCCGCCTTTTTGGTTTGCGACAGCGATTATCTTTGACACTTGGACACCTACTTTCCTTCGTTGCAAAAACTTTCTATACGTAAAACAAATAGATTATCTTTATTTTAGCATAGATTCTTCATAATCCTATTAAAAAAAAGACCTATCTTTTGTAATAGATAGATCACTTTTTAGGTATTCTAATGGTAAATTGATAGAAATCATCGTTATCTTCTTCGTCTGTATCGACCTTCAAGCCTGTCTTCATCACCATATCAACAGATTGACGAATCGTATTCATCGCAATTCGCATATCTTTTGGATATGACTTTCGTGTCGATTTTTTCTTCTTAACTTCTTCCTGTTCTTCTACTTCAG includes:
- a CDS encoding ParA family protein, encoding MSKIIAVANQKGGVGKTTSSVNLAACLAHLGKRVLLVDIDPQGNATSGVGVEKGDVDECIYDVLIEDVPAENVIFSTDVINLDVIPATIQLSGAEIELVPTISREVRLKKALTPLRETYDYIFIDCPPSLGLLTINALTASDSVIIPVQCEYYALEGLSQLLNTVRLVQKHLNTSLAIEGVLLTMLDARTNLGIQVIEEVKKYFRDKVFDTIIPRTIRLGEAPSHGKPIIEYDAKSRGAEVYIDLAKEVVANG